In Chroogloeocystis siderophila 5.2 s.c.1, a single genomic region encodes these proteins:
- the lgt gene encoding prolipoprotein diacylglyceryl transferase encodes MSLASDLLAQFASPGPVIINVGPITIRWYGLLIASAVLIGITLSQYLAKQRKVDPDLIGDLAIWLVIGAIPAARLYYVLFEWSEYAQNPEQIIAIWQGGIAIHGAIIGGLLAALIFARIRRVSFWQLADLVAPSLILGQAIGRWGNFFNSEAFGNPTNLPWRLYIPPEMRPPEFANFAYFHPTFLYESLWNLMVFALLIALFVRDVQGKQRLKTGTLFLVYLVAYSLGRVWIEGLRTDSLMLGPLRIAQVVSLTGIAIGLVGLVWLYVYNRALPDVVEEGMRGEG; translated from the coding sequence ATGTCACTAGCTTCCGATTTACTAGCTCAGTTTGCTTCTCCAGGTCCCGTTATTATTAATGTTGGACCAATTACAATCCGCTGGTATGGTTTACTCATCGCTTCGGCTGTATTAATTGGAATCACGCTTTCGCAGTATCTTGCGAAACAGCGCAAAGTTGATCCAGATTTAATCGGTGACTTGGCAATTTGGTTAGTTATTGGGGCGATACCTGCTGCGCGTTTATACTATGTTTTGTTTGAGTGGTCAGAGTACGCGCAGAATCCTGAGCAAATTATTGCAATTTGGCAAGGAGGAATTGCAATTCACGGAGCAATTATTGGTGGTTTGCTTGCAGCACTGATTTTCGCACGTATCCGGCGAGTTTCGTTTTGGCAGTTAGCCGATTTAGTCGCTCCCTCACTGATTTTAGGACAAGCGATCGGGCGTTGGGGCAACTTTTTCAACTCCGAAGCTTTTGGGAATCCGACAAATTTACCTTGGAGATTATACATCCCTCCCGAAATGCGTCCGCCAGAATTTGCAAATTTTGCTTATTTCCATCCCACCTTTTTATATGAATCGCTGTGGAATTTGATGGTGTTTGCGTTGTTGATCGCTTTATTCGTGAGAGATGTACAAGGTAAACAGCGTTTAAAAACTGGCACACTATTTCTTGTTTATCTCGTTGCTTATAGCTTAGGACGCGTTTGGATCGAAGGATTACGTACTGATAGTTTAATGCTCGGACCACTACGCATTGCTCAGGTAGTAAGTTTAACAGGAATTGCGATCGGATTAGTCGGCTTGGTGTGGTTGTACGTATACAATCGTGCTTTACCTGATGTGGTAGAAGAAGGGATGAGGGGTGAGGGGTGA
- a CDS encoding HlyD family efflux transporter periplasmic adaptor subunit: protein MKSESIEQPVILEQPAVWSRVVMWLLVSVTTSAFIWASVAKIEQAVPATGKLEPQGSTKEIKAPSGGVVRDIYVQDGQLVKKGELLVTFDPTAPQADVRSLIQLKASLLRENQFYTTAAAGNNLDNSSDFATLTRLRAALVAENDFLKAQVNGFNPNKPIEGEFDANQQQLLASAKAEYRSRVANAYLEIKELEKQLSQTRSQLETAKKVTAINQGILEKIAPVAEEGGLSQVQYQRQQQEVLTRQSEVDRLTSEEQRLSIQIAQAQEQLQNTVALTAKDILTKIADNQKKVAEIDTQLGRNKIENEKRIAEIEGQLSKANQSLQYQELRSPVDGIVFDLQAKSQGFVANSAEPILKIVPNENLVASVYLTNKDIGFVYPGMETDVKIESFPESEFGSIKGKLIWIGSDALPPTQERPYYAFPAKIQLERQALSINGKEVPLQSGMSVNSSIKVRKRTVLSMFMNMFDKKIKSLETVR from the coding sequence ATGAAGTCAGAATCGATCGAACAACCAGTCATTTTAGAACAGCCAGCAGTATGGTCACGAGTCGTCATGTGGTTACTTGTGTCGGTGACGACTTCGGCGTTTATCTGGGCTTCAGTCGCCAAAATTGAACAAGCCGTACCCGCAACCGGAAAACTCGAACCGCAAGGATCGACAAAAGAAATAAAAGCCCCATCTGGTGGTGTTGTCCGCGACATTTATGTTCAAGATGGGCAGTTAGTTAAAAAAGGAGAACTATTAGTCACATTCGATCCCACTGCGCCACAAGCAGATGTGCGATCGCTCATTCAGTTAAAAGCTTCTTTATTACGCGAAAATCAATTTTATACAACTGCCGCCGCCGGTAATAACTTAGATAATTCATCAGACTTCGCAACACTAACGCGATTGCGCGCCGCTTTAGTTGCAGAAAATGACTTTTTAAAAGCCCAAGTTAATGGTTTTAATCCTAACAAGCCAATAGAAGGCGAATTTGATGCTAATCAACAACAATTACTAGCAAGTGCAAAAGCCGAATATCGTTCGCGCGTAGCCAATGCCTATCTTGAAATTAAAGAATTAGAAAAACAACTGAGTCAAACGCGATCGCAACTAGAAACCGCTAAAAAAGTCACTGCAATCAACCAAGGTATTCTTGAGAAAATTGCTCCTGTCGCCGAAGAAGGTGGATTATCGCAAGTACAATACCAACGCCAACAACAAGAAGTTTTAACACGACAATCTGAAGTAGATCGCCTAACAAGTGAAGAACAAAGACTATCAATTCAAATCGCTCAAGCTCAAGAGCAGTTACAAAATACCGTTGCGCTGACTGCAAAAGATATTTTAACTAAAATCGCAGATAATCAGAAAAAAGTTGCGGAAATTGATACTCAACTTGGGCGAAACAAAATAGAAAACGAAAAACGAATTGCAGAAATTGAGGGACAACTCAGTAAAGCAAATCAAAGTTTGCAATATCAAGAACTGCGATCGCCTGTGGATGGAATTGTTTTTGATTTACAAGCAAAATCACAAGGATTTGTAGCAAATTCTGCTGAGCCAATCCTAAAAATTGTGCCAAACGAGAATTTAGTAGCTTCTGTATATCTAACAAATAAAGATATTGGTTTTGTATATCCAGGTATGGAAACTGACGTTAAAATTGAATCTTTTCCAGAATCAGAATTTGGTAGTATCAAGGGCAAATTAATCTGGATTGGCTCAGATGCTTTACCACCTACACAAGAGCGCCCTTATTACGCCTTTCCTGCCAAAATTCAACTAGAACGCCAAGCTTTAAGTATTAATGGAAAAGAAGTGCCACTACAATCTGGTATGAGTGTTAATAGTAGTATTAAAGTGCGTAAAAGAACAGTTTTAAGTATGTTTATGAATATGTTTGATAAGAAGATTAAGAGTTTAGAAACAGTTAGATAA
- a CDS encoding peptidase domain-containing ABC transporter, producing MTQSIPLAPIRNFLAQTPPFDQLSTEAIETITAKCQLMRYRLGQSILVREKMPAQVAIIYQGQARLLGYDQRSRTPVSLELLGTGKILGANSIVRGIPCETAISSTEVICIIISSQNFLDLLSSEPILEQAFHNSCSLSEVFELLSVELQRSANETPNLKELAIAAWQDAVVRNIPKGKLNLAQLDADRVWLVSSGTVSDFPVGSRLPVDGSSQVLRVENTRLLGLSIRKQINIPVDAIPPSATHEITTFSVAPLEAIPYAPDQPPEAPPDPYAAKPKYPLVRARGTIDAPLACFQMLSQSLGLTFRKDLIRKVLENQYKSAGNISLQACGAIAEMMGLRAQLAQVSATAINRLKAPALIRYADSFAVIYSITEKELVLAIPESGILRKSPQGFAEIWGKEGQVLLLQPPSQQVKEKFSLRWFIPSIYRYRKVLIEVLVASLFVQLFGLANPLITQVIIDKVLVQRSIDTLDVLGIFLLGVAVFEALLTSVRTYLFVDTTNRIDLSLGSEVIDHLLRLPLKYFDRRRIGELAGRINELENIRQFLTGTALTVVLDAVFSVIYVAVMLFYSWLLTLVTLVTIPLFALLTIFVSPIVRRQLHKKAEKYADTQSYLVEILSGIQTVKAQNIELKSRWQWQERYAKYITAGFQNVLTFSTASSISGFLNKFTGLLLLWVGAHLVLANQLTLGQLIAFRIIAGYVTSPLLRLIQLWQNFQETALSIERLSDVLDAPQEVDETNRDNIPMPEIKGDVHYDAVSFGFNSNGPLQLINVNLEIPAGSFVGIVGQSGSGKSTLAKLLQRLYEPTSGRIQIDRYDISKVELYSLRRQIGMVLQDTLLFNGTVQENIALTNPEASSEEIIAAAKIAVAHDFIMSLPQGYNTVVGERGSSLSGGQRQRIAIARTVLQNPKLLILDEATSALDYNSERQVCNNLNEAFQGRTVFFITHRLSTVRNADTIVVMDQGSIVEQGTHQELMALKGRYYCLYQQQESQL from the coding sequence ATGACTCAAAGCATTCCTCTGGCTCCAATTCGAAATTTCTTGGCACAAACCCCCCCGTTTGACCAGCTATCAACAGAGGCTATAGAAACAATTACCGCGAAATGCCAACTGATGCGCTATCGCCTCGGGCAATCAATTCTTGTTCGAGAAAAAATGCCTGCGCAAGTCGCCATCATCTATCAAGGACAAGCACGGTTATTAGGCTACGACCAGCGATCGCGTACCCCAGTCAGCTTAGAATTACTCGGCACAGGAAAAATCTTAGGCGCAAATTCGATAGTACGCGGCATTCCCTGCGAAACGGCAATTTCTTCAACTGAAGTTATTTGTATTATAATATCATCTCAAAATTTCTTAGACTTGCTCAGTTCAGAACCAATTCTAGAACAGGCTTTTCACAATAGTTGTAGCTTGAGTGAAGTTTTTGAGTTATTAAGTGTCGAACTCCAACGCAGCGCCAACGAAACTCCCAATTTAAAAGAGTTAGCGATCGCAGCGTGGCAAGATGCTGTTGTCCGCAACATCCCTAAAGGCAAACTCAATCTCGCACAACTTGACGCGGATCGCGTATGGTTAGTCAGTAGTGGGACGGTTTCAGATTTTCCCGTCGGTAGTCGTCTACCTGTTGATGGGTCTTCGCAAGTGCTTCGCGTTGAGAACACGCGTTTACTGGGACTTTCTATCCGCAAACAAATTAACATTCCAGTGGATGCAATTCCACCGAGTGCCACGCATGAGATCACGACTTTCAGTGTAGCTCCTCTAGAAGCAATTCCATACGCGCCCGACCAGCCACCCGAAGCACCACCCGATCCTTATGCTGCTAAACCGAAATACCCACTCGTCCGCGCTAGAGGTACAATTGACGCCCCTCTAGCGTGTTTTCAGATGTTGAGTCAGTCTTTGGGGCTCACATTTCGCAAAGATTTGATTCGTAAAGTTTTAGAAAATCAATATAAAAGCGCCGGAAATATTTCATTGCAAGCGTGCGGTGCGATCGCCGAAATGATGGGTTTACGCGCGCAGTTAGCGCAAGTATCCGCAACCGCAATCAATCGCCTCAAAGCCCCTGCATTAATCCGTTACGCTGATAGTTTTGCCGTTATCTACAGCATTACGGAAAAAGAATTAGTTCTCGCCATTCCTGAAAGTGGAATTTTGCGAAAAAGTCCCCAAGGTTTTGCCGAAATTTGGGGAAAAGAAGGGCAAGTACTGCTATTGCAACCACCAAGCCAGCAAGTCAAAGAAAAGTTTAGCCTCCGCTGGTTTATACCATCAATTTATCGCTACCGTAAAGTTTTAATCGAGGTTTTAGTTGCCTCGCTTTTTGTTCAACTTTTTGGTTTAGCAAATCCACTAATTACACAAGTTATTATCGATAAAGTTTTAGTACAGCGTAGTATTGATACTTTAGATGTTTTAGGTATATTTCTCCTCGGAGTCGCGGTATTTGAGGCATTATTGACTAGCGTGAGAACTTATTTATTTGTTGATACAACAAACCGCATCGACCTCAGCTTAGGTTCAGAAGTCATCGATCATTTATTACGTTTACCCCTCAAATATTTTGATCGCCGCCGCATTGGAGAACTCGCCGGACGCATCAACGAACTTGAAAATATTCGGCAATTTTTAACAGGTACAGCATTAACTGTTGTCCTAGACGCGGTATTTTCAGTTATTTACGTTGCAGTGATGCTATTCTATAGCTGGCTGCTTACCCTCGTAACTTTAGTCACAATTCCATTATTTGCCCTACTAACAATATTCGTCTCACCCATCGTTCGCCGGCAACTGCATAAAAAAGCTGAAAAATATGCAGATACGCAGTCTTATTTAGTAGAAATTTTATCGGGAATTCAAACAGTCAAAGCGCAAAATATTGAATTGAAATCGCGCTGGCAGTGGCAAGAACGCTATGCAAAATATATCACCGCTGGTTTCCAAAACGTTCTCACATTTAGTACTGCAAGTTCAATCAGCGGCTTTTTAAATAAATTTACAGGCTTACTTTTACTGTGGGTAGGTGCGCATCTTGTTTTAGCAAATCAACTGACATTAGGACAGTTAATCGCCTTTCGGATTATTGCAGGTTACGTCACAAGTCCTTTATTGAGACTGATTCAACTGTGGCAAAACTTTCAAGAAACCGCCTTGTCAATTGAACGACTCAGCGATGTTTTAGATGCACCGCAAGAAGTCGATGAAACAAATCGGGATAATATTCCCATGCCAGAAATTAAAGGCGATGTGCATTATGATGCGGTGTCATTTGGGTTTAATAGTAATGGTCCGTTGCAATTAATTAATGTCAACCTAGAAATTCCTGCTGGTTCTTTTGTGGGAATCGTCGGGCAAAGCGGTTCGGGTAAAAGTACCTTAGCTAAATTATTGCAGAGATTATACGAACCCACCTCTGGTAGAATTCAGATTGATCGTTACGACATTAGTAAAGTCGAACTTTATTCACTACGGCGGCAAATCGGCATGGTGTTACAAGATACCTTGCTATTTAATGGCACTGTTCAGGAGAATATCGCCCTAACCAATCCTGAAGCAAGTTCTGAAGAAATTATTGCGGCTGCAAAAATCGCTGTGGCGCACGATTTTATTATGTCTTTACCTCAAGGATATAACACTGTAGTCGGCGAACGCGGTTCTTCATTATCCGGCGGACAACGCCAACGAATTGCGATCGCGCGTACCGTTTTGCAAAATCCCAAGCTCTTGATCTTAGACGAAGCAACGAGTGCTTTAGACTACAATTCCGAGCGGCAAGTGTGCAACAACTTAAATGAAGCGTTTCAAGGTAGAACCGTATTCTTTATTACGCACCGCCTTTCTACCGTAAGAAATGCCGATACAATCGTCGTCATGGATCAAGGTTCAATTGTCGAGCAAGGAACGCACCAAGAATTAATGGCACTCAAAGGACGGTACTACTGTCTTTATCAACAACAGGAGTCGCAGCTATGA
- a CDS encoding peptidylprolyl isomerase — protein sequence MQTSSQDQVDAVLDLLSRYQLMPQLARNLITDNAIANVAYTDEERQTAIKAFEAQHQITSTTRETWLKQQGMTLTQMHELALRPLLLEKHKTTVWGPKVDNYFLTRKAHLDQVVYSLIRTKDMGLAQEIYFRILEGEQSFAELAREYSQGAEAKTSGLLGPVPLVQPHPAISKLLSVSQAGQIWAPRPLAEWVVIIRLEKLIPARLDKSMRRRLQDELFENWLAQKMQQVDITQFVSASLRNRNSVL from the coding sequence ATGCAAACGAGTAGTCAAGACCAAGTTGATGCAGTTTTAGATTTATTAAGCCGTTATCAACTCATGCCGCAGTTAGCGCGCAACCTAATAACAGACAATGCGATCGCTAATGTAGCTTACACCGATGAGGAACGCCAAACCGCGATCAAAGCCTTTGAAGCGCAACACCAAATTACCTCTACAACCCGCGAAACTTGGCTCAAGCAACAAGGTATGACCCTAACGCAAATGCACGAACTTGCGCTTCGACCTCTGTTACTAGAAAAGCACAAAACCACAGTTTGGGGACCCAAAGTAGATAACTATTTCTTAACCCGCAAAGCACATCTCGATCAGGTAGTATATTCTCTGATTCGGACGAAAGATATGGGGTTAGCACAAGAAATTTACTTTCGGATTTTAGAAGGCGAACAATCGTTTGCCGAGTTAGCCCGCGAATACTCGCAAGGTGCAGAAGCTAAAACAAGTGGGTTATTGGGACCTGTGCCTTTAGTACAGCCGCATCCTGCCATTAGTAAACTGCTCTCTGTCAGCCAAGCTGGACAAATTTGGGCACCGCGTCCTCTAGCCGAATGGGTGGTGATTATTCGTCTGGAAAAGTTAATTCCCGCACGACTTGATAAATCGATGCGCCGTCGTTTACAAGATGAATTATTTGAAAATTGGCTTGCCCAAAAAATGCAGCAAGTTGATATCACGCAATTTGTATCAGCAAGTTTACGCAATCGCAACTCCGTATTGTGA